A part of Candidatus Electrothrix aestuarii genomic DNA contains:
- the grpE gene encoding nucleotide exchange factor GrpE, translating to MSEQSGQKAPDELLREKLIAFQREIVELKQDNKEQQEAAEQQEQGLLLELLEVLDAFDNLDKNIQGKEEGLDKTGQRVVKSTRAIQRKLLRLLRSRHIEPLEFSDKKARIEQCKIIATENDPARENEEIISVEKKGYVDTERKVVLRKAEVITVYNDGPPMPLVYSSHDLNHS from the coding sequence ATGTCAGAGCAGAGTGGACAGAAGGCCCCGGATGAGCTCTTGCGGGAAAAACTGATCGCATTTCAACGGGAAATCGTTGAGCTCAAGCAGGACAATAAGGAGCAGCAAGAGGCGGCTGAGCAACAGGAGCAGGGGCTTTTACTTGAGCTGCTGGAGGTTCTGGATGCCTTTGACAACCTGGACAAGAATATTCAGGGCAAAGAGGAGGGGCTGGACAAAACCGGGCAGCGGGTGGTCAAGAGTACCCGTGCCATACAGCGTAAACTGCTTCGCCTGCTCCGATCCCGCCATATTGAGCCGCTGGAATTTTCTGATAAAAAAGCGCGAATAGAGCAGTGTAAAATTATTGCCACGGAAAATGATCCTGCTCGGGAAAATGAGGAAATCATCTCCGTGGAAAAGAAGGGATATGTGGATACCGAACGCAAAGTAGTCCTGCGGAAGGCCGAGGTGATAACCGTGTATAACGACGGCCCTCCCATGCCCTTAGTTTATTCCTCCCACGACCTCAATCATTCCTGA
- a CDS encoding LysM peptidoglycan-binding domain-containing protein gives MAATLTCPVCERPGVPLQSTKCPQCDADLTCFQALDTLTTVKKSPSSESAGEETSGQREKQKNASSTRRAVLLLLLLLVLIGAGFSCFFLKAEGRMQDLYQQVVSLKADLRMAQLQETEPAQQILCVLPGMEKASVEVDKEDDSFAEDDPLIYEEDREEAVSATEESKEEATFVASSPQIKTEGKSEAEETLASGETTREVNQQTGEGESDTSETVTLLEPVLRKTRTDTLGEDSTSEGQHASHASQPLLPKKKWAEKSFLYLVKETDTLWDLAERFYGNGKYYPVIMEQNPRLVISNIHDEESLRLFNDRSALKELYSSRIEWRDGLTLWKHQVQAGETRQSIEKRFASPGDLDRVFYERKPDISPGAIVRVILH, from the coding sequence ATGGCTGCGACCCTAACCTGTCCTGTCTGTGAACGACCTGGAGTACCTCTGCAAAGCACGAAGTGTCCGCAATGCGATGCTGATTTGACCTGCTTTCAAGCTCTGGATACTCTGACCACCGTGAAAAAATCTCCTTCATCAGAATCTGCTGGAGAAGAAACATCGGGGCAGAGGGAAAAGCAAAAGAATGCTTCGAGTACACGACGGGCTGTCCTCCTTTTACTCTTACTCCTGGTTCTCATCGGGGCAGGCTTTTCCTGTTTTTTTCTCAAAGCAGAGGGGCGTATGCAGGATCTGTATCAGCAGGTGGTCTCCTTAAAGGCAGATCTCAGGATGGCACAATTGCAGGAAACAGAACCTGCTCAGCAGATTCTTTGTGTTCTGCCGGGCATGGAAAAGGCGAGCGTAGAGGTCGATAAAGAAGATGATTCCTTTGCTGAGGATGATCCGCTCATTTATGAGGAAGATAGAGAGGAGGCTGTCTCTGCTACTGAGGAGAGCAAGGAAGAGGCGACCTTTGTAGCTTCCTCACCTCAAATTAAAACAGAAGGGAAGAGCGAAGCAGAGGAGACTCTGGCAAGTGGGGAGACAACCCGAGAGGTAAATCAGCAGACAGGGGAAGGGGAGAGTGACACCTCCGAGACTGTAACGCTTCTCGAACCTGTGCTCAGGAAAACAAGGACAGATACACTCGGCGAGGATTCTACATCGGAGGGTCAACATGCATCGCATGCATCGCAGCCGCTGTTGCCGAAAAAAAAATGGGCAGAGAAGAGCTTTTTATACCTGGTGAAAGAGACAGATACGCTCTGGGATCTTGCCGAGCGTTTTTATGGTAATGGGAAGTACTATCCTGTGATCATGGAGCAAAACCCCCGTCTTGTTATCAGCAATATTCATGATGAAGAGAGTCTGCGTCTTTTTAATGATCGCTCTGCACTCAAGGAACTGTACAGCAGTCGGATTGAATGGCGTGATGGCCTGACGCTGTGGAAGCATCAGGTGCAGGCAGGGGAAACTCGGCAGTCCATAGAAAAACGTTTTGCTTCTCCAGGAGATTTGGACAGGGTTTTCTATGAGAGAAAGCCAGATATTTCTCCTGGTGCAATTGTGCGGGTTATTCTGCATTGA
- a CDS encoding transposase, translating into MLTEIKASLPQTKENVRFIDYLFKSQRNGFYVNGKSKMTSARHAARYIGRYMARPALAEHKITNYDGEEVTFWYIDHKTEVKVTEAIPAKEFIQRLIDHIPLKGFKMVRHYGLYSRRTKTIAIEILMDCKRFIQKTFEFMKSDSRSLSWRERLVQSFGKDPLTCPNCKEKMFLWRIWHPDYGDIFDLSRDGPFVESKSKQECNKRNSSGRQVKWIPQLLPF; encoded by the coding sequence TTGCTGACTGAAATAAAGGCTAGCTTGCCGCAAACAAAAGAAAATGTAAGATTCATAGATTACCTGTTTAAAAGCCAACGTAATGGTTTTTATGTAAATGGTAAAAGCAAGATGACATCAGCAAGACATGCAGCTCGATATATTGGTCGCTATATGGCTCGTCCAGCATTGGCAGAGCACAAGATAACGAATTACGATGGTGAGGAAGTAACATTTTGGTATATTGATCATAAAACAGAAGTTAAAGTTACCGAAGCGATTCCAGCCAAAGAGTTCATACAACGATTAATTGACCATATCCCGCTAAAGGGATTCAAGATGGTCCGCCATTATGGGTTATATTCTCGACGTACAAAAACAATCGCGATAGAGATTTTGATGGACTGTAAACGTTTTATCCAGAAGACTTTTGAATTCATGAAAAGTGATTCAAGGTCATTGAGCTGGAGAGAGCGTCTAGTACAGAGTTTCGGGAAAGATCCGTTAACATGTCCAAACTGTAAAGAAAAAATGTTTTTATGGCGGATTTGGCATCCTGACTATGGAGATATCTTTGATCTGAGCAGAGACGGACCTTTTGTGGAAAGCAAGAGTAAACAAGAATGCAACAAGAGAAACTCTTCGGGTCGGCAGGTTAAGTGGATACCGCAATTGCTTCCGTTTTAA
- a CDS encoding transposase, whose product MDIFSILYCLSPCLDRTTLRQLAIIVSAILSMPDRVTMLGISRWTEKGGSYRTIQRFFKTKIEWAKVQWIFIRTHLLGNSGVTLLGGDEVVTPKAGKKTFGLGRFFSSIYGKPIPGMCHLQLSLISVEKENSYPLITQQMQQSEKTKSKKSKPLKSKSKRKTKKKKGGRPKGSRNKNRRNVELTETQKILQENIKKALALVGNTLKLDYFVYDGALGHNNGVRLVRQCDLHLDCP is encoded by the coding sequence ATGGACATTTTCAGCATACTCTATTGTTTAAGCCCTTGCCTTGACCGCACAACTTTACGCCAATTGGCTATTATTGTCTCAGCAATTTTGTCTATGCCGGATAGAGTCACCATGCTCGGCATATCACGTTGGACTGAAAAGGGCGGTAGCTATCGAACCATCCAACGGTTTTTTAAAACAAAAATTGAATGGGCAAAGGTTCAGTGGATTTTTATCCGTACCCACCTGCTGGGAAATTCCGGAGTCACTCTTTTGGGTGGAGACGAGGTCGTCACTCCGAAGGCAGGTAAAAAGACCTTTGGGCTCGGACGGTTTTTCTCTTCCATCTATGGTAAGCCGATACCGGGTATGTGCCATTTGCAATTATCGTTAATTTCTGTTGAGAAAGAGAACTCTTACCCGTTGATAACTCAACAAATGCAGCAATCTGAAAAAACAAAGTCGAAAAAATCCAAGCCGTTAAAATCCAAATCTAAACGCAAAACCAAAAAGAAAAAAGGCGGGCGTCCTAAAGGAAGTCGTAACAAAAATCGTCGTAATGTAGAGCTCACGGAAACCCAAAAAATATTGCAGGAAAACATTAAAAAGGCACTTGCCTTGGTTGGTAATACATTAAAATTAGATTACTTTGTCTACGATGGAGCCTTGGGGCATAATAATGGTGTCCGATTGGTCAGACAATGTGATCTGCATTTAGATTGTCCTTAA
- a CDS encoding D-alanine--D-alanine ligase, which translates to MSKIRLALIAGGTSGEREVSLRGAAGVEQALNKDKYEVLRYDPATDLARLAADAKQVDVAFILLHGIHGEDGTIQGMLELLGIPYQGSGVLGSALAMDKNLAKTMYRLHGLPVASWEMASKEHIANPAPLLAKLNLPVVVKPIRQGSSLGMSVVREAEQLSPALETAFEHDSQVMVEEFIKGREITVGVLGNDELMPLPLVEVIPDAKYDFFDYEAKYQPGATREVCPAEVDDSIREKAQEYGLKAHQALQLRGYSRTDMIVRDDEIFLLETNTIPGMTPTSLLPQAAAQAGLDFPTLLDRLIALAME; encoded by the coding sequence ATGAGCAAAATACGACTGGCCCTGATCGCCGGAGGTACCTCCGGCGAACGTGAGGTCTCCCTGCGAGGAGCCGCTGGAGTGGAACAGGCCCTGAATAAAGACAAATATGAAGTCCTGCGCTATGATCCGGCCACAGATCTGGCCCGGCTTGCCGCTGATGCCAAGCAAGTAGATGTGGCCTTTATCCTCCTCCACGGCATCCACGGCGAAGACGGTACGATCCAGGGCATGCTGGAGCTGCTGGGCATCCCCTATCAGGGCTCTGGTGTACTGGGCAGCGCTCTGGCAATGGATAAAAATCTGGCCAAGACCATGTACCGTCTGCACGGTCTGCCGGTCGCGTCTTGGGAAATGGCCAGCAAAGAACACATCGCTAATCCGGCGCCCCTGCTTGCCAAGCTCAACCTGCCTGTAGTGGTCAAGCCCATCCGTCAGGGTTCCTCCTTGGGCATGTCTGTGGTCCGGGAGGCGGAACAGCTCTCCCCTGCCCTGGAGACTGCCTTTGAACATGACAGTCAGGTGATGGTGGAGGAGTTTATCAAAGGCCGGGAAATCACCGTGGGTGTACTCGGCAATGACGAGCTTATGCCTCTGCCCCTGGTCGAGGTCATCCCGGATGCGAAATACGACTTCTTTGATTACGAGGCCAAGTACCAGCCCGGTGCCACCCGCGAGGTCTGCCCGGCAGAGGTGGATGACAGTATTCGTGAGAAGGCTCAGGAGTACGGACTCAAAGCACATCAGGCCTTACAGCTCCGGGGGTACAGCCGCACCGATATGATCGTCCGGGATGATGAGATCTTCCTTCTGGAAACCAATACCATCCCCGGCATGACCCCGACTAGCCTTCTCCCCCAAGCTGCAGCCCAGGCCGGGCTAGACTTCCCGACCCTGCTGGATCGCTTGATTGCCCTGGCAATGGAGTAA
- a CDS encoding ATP-binding protein, translating into MLKGKFYNFLYNKKTRKPLVIRGARQVGKSCLVRLFAEQASLDLMEINLELNEDYIDCFTSKDPIQITALLELKTSRKIQPGKTLLFLDEIQAAPQTLASLRYFYELMPELHVIAAGSLLEFVLEEHTFSMPVGRIEYLHLGPMTFKEFLIGIGKEQLSAFLEQFEITDELPKVIHDELIQNFKIYCAVGGMPEAVQVYQETGSMLEADAVKQSVLLTYRDDFSKYGQRINRRLLQNVFQSLPLHVGQKLKYVNLDRNEKSTEVKKALHLLALARVYAPVYHTAANGIPLRAECNQKVQKPLFLDVGLLTTACGMSYADIAHADDVALINAGSLCEQFIGQHLLYARPPYEEPELFYWMREKRQASSEIDYALSVGGKIFPVEVKAGKTGTLKSLQVFLQEKGRPLGVRFNADLPSLHEATFSLPNTSGTFRLLSLPLYLVEELLRLIRATVQE; encoded by the coding sequence ATGTTGAAAGGAAAATTTTATAATTTCCTATACAATAAAAAAACGAGAAAACCGCTGGTCATCAGAGGAGCACGCCAGGTCGGCAAATCCTGTTTAGTGCGCCTCTTTGCCGAGCAGGCATCACTGGACCTCATGGAGATCAACCTCGAACTCAATGAGGACTACATAGATTGCTTCACCTCGAAAGACCCCATACAGATTACAGCCTTACTTGAACTCAAAACCTCCCGGAAAATTCAGCCCGGCAAGACCCTGCTCTTCCTTGACGAGATCCAGGCCGCTCCCCAGACCCTGGCATCCCTGCGCTATTTTTACGAGCTGATGCCGGAACTCCACGTTATTGCCGCTGGTTCCCTGCTGGAATTTGTTCTGGAGGAACATACCTTTTCTATGCCTGTCGGCAGGATAGAGTATCTCCATCTCGGCCCGATGACCTTTAAGGAATTTTTGATCGGTATCGGCAAAGAACAGCTGTCTGCATTTCTTGAGCAATTTGAAATCACCGACGAATTACCCAAGGTTATTCACGACGAGCTGATCCAGAACTTCAAGATTTACTGCGCAGTGGGTGGAATGCCGGAAGCTGTTCAGGTCTATCAGGAGACCGGTTCAATGCTCGAAGCGGATGCTGTCAAACAGTCCGTTCTGCTTACCTATCGGGATGACTTCAGCAAGTACGGGCAGCGGATCAACCGCCGTCTGCTCCAGAACGTCTTTCAAAGCCTGCCTCTCCATGTGGGACAGAAGCTGAAATACGTTAACCTGGATCGGAATGAGAAAAGCACTGAAGTGAAAAAGGCCCTGCATCTCCTGGCGTTGGCCCGTGTTTATGCACCGGTTTATCATACCGCCGCAAACGGCATACCCTTACGGGCGGAATGCAATCAGAAGGTGCAGAAACCACTCTTTCTGGATGTCGGCTTGCTGACCACGGCCTGCGGGATGAGCTATGCCGACATTGCCCATGCGGACGATGTTGCTCTGATTAATGCGGGTTCCCTGTGTGAACAGTTTATCGGCCAGCACCTGCTCTATGCGCGACCGCCCTATGAAGAACCGGAGCTTTTCTATTGGATGCGAGAGAAACGGCAGGCATCCTCAGAGATCGATTATGCTCTGTCCGTGGGCGGCAAAATTTTTCCGGTGGAGGTCAAGGCGGGTAAAACCGGCACGCTGAAATCGCTTCAGGTCTTTCTTCAGGAAAAGGGTCGTCCCTTGGGAGTCCGTTTCAATGCCGATCTGCCGAGTCTGCATGAGGCAACCTTTTCTCTTCCCAACACATCCGGGACATTCCGGTTGCTGTCCCTTCCCCTGTACTTGGTTGAAGAGTTGCTGAGATTGATCAGGGCAACAGTTCAGGAGTAA
- a CDS encoding RHS repeat-associated core domain-containing protein, with the protein MIAQNRDDLSYYLYDGQLSSRQLVNSSGAVTDSYDYDAFGNLLNSSGSTENDFLYTGEQFDPNAGFYYLRARYYDQASGRFTSVDPYTGRMHEPMTLRRYLYAGDNPVMMVDPSGMLTIAGLNVGNALRGVINRTYAKTTALYFQYHRH; encoded by the coding sequence CTGATCGCCCAGAATCGGGACGACCTTTCGTATTATCTCTACGACGGGCAGCTCTCCAGCCGCCAGCTTGTCAACAGCAGCGGGGCTGTAACGGACAGCTATGATTACGATGCCTTCGGTAATCTGCTGAACAGCAGCGGAAGCACGGAGAATGACTTTCTCTACACCGGGGAGCAGTTTGATCCCAATGCCGGGTTCTATTACCTCCGGGCGCGGTATTATGATCAGGCGAGCGGAAGGTTTACCAGCGTTGATCCCTATACCGGGCGGATGCATGAACCGATGACGCTGCGCAGGTATCTCTATGCAGGGGATAATCCGGTGATGATGGTTGATCCGAGTGGGATGTTGACTATTGCTGGCTTAAATGTCGGAAATGCGCTAAGAGGAGTGATTAATAGAACATATGCAAAAACTACAGCATTATATTTCCAATACCATCGCCATTAA
- a CDS encoding transposase gives MPRHPRFVLVGHPQHVIIRGNNREPIFYADEDYRFYLEKLQTATEKHTCDVHAYVLMTNHVHLLITPHKKDGISKTMQMIGRYYVQYFNHTYQRTGTLWEGRYKATLIDSEQYALTCYRYIEMNPVRAEMVSHPAEYPWSSYRMNALGQHDNMVNPHPLYQTLAATPEKRQKIYRALFDHHLDETSLKEIREATNKAWVLGSDYFKERIAAKINRQMAPKQKGGDRKSEKYRQKINRV, from the coding sequence ATGCCACGCCACCCTCGTTTCGTTTTAGTTGGCCACCCCCAGCATGTGATTATACGCGGAAACAATCGGGAACCAATATTCTACGCCGACGAAGATTACCGGTTTTATCTGGAAAAATTACAGACAGCCACCGAAAAACACACCTGCGATGTCCATGCCTATGTCCTGATGACCAATCATGTCCACCTTCTGATCACACCCCACAAAAAGGACGGTATCTCTAAAACCATGCAGATGATCGGGCGTTATTATGTGCAATATTTCAATCATACCTATCAGCGCACAGGGACCTTATGGGAAGGACGCTATAAAGCCACTCTCATCGACAGCGAACAATACGCGCTCACCTGTTACCGCTATATAGAAATGAACCCGGTGCGGGCAGAGATGGTGAGTCATCCCGCTGAATATCCTTGGTCCAGTTATCGCATGAATGCTTTGGGACAACATGATAATATGGTTAATCCCCATCCTCTTTATCAGACCTTGGCAGCGACCCCAGAGAAACGACAAAAAATATACCGTGCCTTATTTGATCATCATCTGGATGAGACATCGCTCAAAGAAATTCGGGAGGCGACCAACAAAGCATGGGTACTGGGAAGCGACTATTTCAAAGAAAGAATAGCAGCAAAGATCAATCGCCAGATGGCTCCCAAGCAGAAAGGGGGTGATAGAAAATCGGAGAAATATCGTCAAAAAATCAATCGAGTCTGA
- a CDS encoding transposase, which produces MFTIPQELRKIIFSDRMLIKIMMDCASKAAVEVLQSKGVDAVPGILLVVHTFGRDLKFNPHVHMLMTEGGLTSSNQWVDIPFLPYGLLRKNGNIIC; this is translated from the coding sequence GTGTTTACCATTCCACAAGAACTCCGAAAGATAATTTTTAGTGATCGTATGCTGATCAAGATTATGATGGATTGTGCTTCAAAAGCGGCTGTGGAAGTACTTCAAAGTAAAGGAGTTGATGCTGTTCCGGGAATTCTATTAGTTGTCCATACGTTTGGAAGAGATCTTAAGTTTAATCCGCATGTCCATATGTTAATGACAGAAGGAGGATTAACATCTTCCAATCAGTGGGTTGATATTCCATTTTTGCCATATGGTCTGCTTAGAAAAAATGGCAATATTATTTGCTGA